CAGGACGAGGGTCAGGGACATGGGGATTCGCAAGGCGGACTCCTGCACGAAGGGAACGCCATATGGCGTAGCGTGGACGCCTGCCCCCGGGGATGGCCAAAAGTGGCCACCCGATGACCGGCTTCGGTCCACGGGCGCGCCTCACAGCGGTGCGATGATCCGCCGGATGTGTTCGAGCACCTGCCGGATCTTCGGAAGCTCACTGAGCGCCTCCGGCACACTCACGCGCAGCGGTTGCTCACGCCCCACGACGTCCGCGAGCACGGGGACCAGTGCCCCCTCCACCTCGCCCGGGTCCGCCAGGTCCACGCTGGGAATCAGCCCGATGCCTTGCCCCGCGAGGCAGCACGCCCGAATGAGATGGATGTCCGTGGAGATGAGGGCGGGTTCCACCTGGAACGCGGGGCCTCGAAGCTGGGGCCACAGGCATGCGTCGCCCCCCGGGCCCTGCCAGGAGAACAGTTCGTGGTTCCGGAGGGCCTCCACGGAGTCTGGCAGACCGCGCTCACGCAGGTAGTCCGCGCCTGCCCAGAGGCGCTCGCGAACTCGCAGCACCACCTGGGAGATCCAGGGGCCACGGGGCATGTCCTCCCCGAAGTGCACCGCGAGGTCCACGTTGTCGAGCGGCTCCCCCAGCGGATGGTCGCTGAAACATGCGTGCACCCGCAGGAGTGGATAGGTGCTCCGCAGCAAGCCGAACAGCGGCGACAGCAGGTG
Above is a window of Corallococcus caeni DNA encoding:
- a CDS encoding LysR family transcriptional regulator — translated: MDLEELRAFVGVAETGSFLAAADILGVARTTLRRRVEALEARAGVPLLKSTRTGVVLTEAGEVLARRGRLMMQETRALVASLREVGQAPSGLLRVVLPVGLPPHLLSPLFGLLRSTYPLLRVHACFSDHPLGEPLDNVDLAVHFGEDMPRGPWISQVVLRVRERLWAGADYLRERGLPDSVEALRNHELFSWQGPGGDACLWPQLRGPAFQVEPALISTDIHLIRACCLAGQGIGLIPSVDLADPGEVEGALVPVLADVVGREQPLRVSVPEALSELPKIRQVLEHIRRIIAPL